Proteins encoded together in one Desulfosporosinus meridiei DSM 13257 window:
- a CDS encoding sigma-54 interaction domain-containing protein produces the protein MIVGSEQEKSRAKQQEFLLGKLEPTPGQQFLQQIIDNSYDSIFVTDKYGNVLLANSGTGVFMGYTTEELIGKNVENLVKKGAYDWSPTMKAIKTRTVVSGIVRNKHGIQEMATSKPLLDEKGEIVMVITNARDKDLVEEYIAALEKERSIVHRYKTAVEYLSEVDSGNKEIVAESPQMKQIIKTSNVIAKTDSTVMLIGETGTGKEVMARHIHRNSYRSKEPFIPVNCAAIPHDLLESEFFGYVRGAFSGANPQGKPGLFEIADKGTLFLDELAELPLSMQSKLLRVLESSEIKRLGDTNIHNINVRFIAATNRDLKTMINQKQFRSDLYYRLNVIPINLPALKDRPEDILAFAHKFLEELNKKYSLKKQFSTQATQLLFNYNWPGNVRELRNVIERLVITSSSDILNFDEDSLVNRKPSLKNEQRCQQISRDYQGTLKNVIKSVEEEYINQVLAECGGRIREAAQRLGIHRTMLYRKLKDNK, from the coding sequence GTGATTGTTGGTTCTGAACAAGAAAAGTCTCGGGCCAAGCAACAGGAATTTCTCTTAGGAAAACTAGAACCAACTCCAGGACAACAGTTTTTACAACAGATCATTGATAACTCATATGACTCAATCTTTGTTACTGATAAATACGGTAACGTTCTCTTAGCCAATTCAGGGACGGGAGTATTTATGGGTTATACTACGGAAGAATTAATCGGCAAAAACGTAGAGAATCTCGTCAAAAAGGGCGCCTACGATTGGTCACCAACCATGAAGGCCATTAAAACTCGCACCGTAGTTTCGGGCATCGTAAGAAATAAACATGGTATCCAGGAAATGGCGACAAGCAAACCTCTTCTGGATGAAAAAGGAGAGATTGTCATGGTAATCACCAATGCCCGAGATAAAGATTTAGTCGAAGAATATATAGCAGCTCTTGAAAAAGAACGATCAATTGTTCACAGATATAAGACAGCTGTAGAATACTTGAGTGAAGTGGATTCCGGAAACAAGGAAATAGTGGCTGAGAGCCCCCAGATGAAACAAATTATTAAAACAAGCAATGTCATTGCTAAAACTGACAGTACGGTTATGCTAATTGGAGAAACTGGAACCGGTAAGGAAGTTATGGCAAGACATATCCATAGAAATAGTTATCGATCCAAGGAGCCGTTTATTCCGGTTAACTGTGCTGCTATCCCTCATGATTTGCTGGAGTCTGAATTCTTTGGCTATGTAAGAGGTGCCTTTTCCGGAGCAAATCCCCAGGGAAAACCGGGATTGTTTGAGATAGCCGACAAAGGGACTTTGTTTTTAGACGAACTTGCTGAATTGCCTTTATCTATGCAGTCAAAACTCTTGCGAGTCTTAGAATCCAGCGAGATTAAAAGGCTAGGAGATACAAATATTCACAATATTAATGTTCGATTCATTGCAGCAACGAATAGAGATTTAAAAACAATGATTAATCAGAAGCAGTTTAGAAGTGATTTGTACTATAGACTTAATGTTATACCAATTAATTTACCGGCACTTAAAGATCGGCCGGAAGATATCCTGGCCTTTGCTCATAAATTCCTAGAAGAATTAAATAAAAAGTACTCCTTAAAGAAACAATTCTCTACCCAAGCAACGCAGCTATTGTTTAATTATAATTGGCCAGGAAATGTGCGTGAGTTACGAAATGTTATTGAGAGATTGGTCATTACTTCTTCCAGTGACATTCTGAATTTTGATGAGGATTCTCTCGTAAATAGAAAGCCTAGTTTAAAAAACGAGCAAAGATGTCAACAAATTAGTAGGGATTATCAAGGTACTCTAAAAAATGTCATAAAATCTGTTGAAGAAGAGTATATCAATCAAGTGCTCGCTGAATGCGGAGGGCGGATAAGGGAAGCAGCTCAAAGGTTAGGAATCCACCGGACCATGCTATATCGAAAGCTTAAAGACAATAAATAA
- a CDS encoding enoyl-CoA hydratase/isomerase family protein: MSDSKVVELQIIESVGVITINNPPVNALTLEVREELKKILMEIRQAKDLRVLVITGAGSKCFVAGADIKDFPKQMEFGPRENATIYKEMFAYLEEAPIPVIAALNGLALGGGCELALACDLRIADEKVKLGLPEVTLGLIPGLGGTQRLARLIGQSKAKELLFTGTVITAEEALKIGLVNQVVPLGTALEEALKLAHKLAKGAGVAMAYAKQLVNKGTELPLQEALEMEMQHVEKIFRTEDLQEGLDAFINKRPPVFKNR, encoded by the coding sequence ATGTCAGACAGTAAAGTCGTTGAACTTCAAATAATAGAAAGTGTGGGAGTCATTACAATCAATAACCCTCCGGTGAACGCACTTACCCTAGAGGTCAGAGAAGAGTTGAAAAAAATTTTGATGGAAATTAGGCAAGCGAAGGATCTTCGAGTATTAGTGATTACAGGGGCGGGATCAAAATGTTTTGTCGCAGGTGCAGATATCAAAGATTTTCCTAAGCAGATGGAATTTGGACCAAGAGAAAATGCCACAATTTATAAGGAAATGTTTGCTTACTTGGAGGAAGCACCCATACCAGTGATTGCAGCTCTAAATGGGTTAGCTCTTGGTGGGGGATGTGAGTTGGCATTAGCCTGTGATCTTAGAATCGCTGATGAAAAGGTGAAACTTGGTTTACCGGAAGTGACTTTAGGTCTAATTCCTGGACTAGGAGGTACACAAAGACTGGCCAGGTTAATTGGGCAATCTAAAGCCAAAGAGCTATTATTTACAGGCACTGTCATTACGGCAGAAGAAGCCTTGAAGATTGGACTTGTTAATCAGGTAGTACCTTTAGGGACTGCTTTAGAAGAAGCCCTTAAACTGGCTCATAAATTAGCTAAGGGTGCTGGAGTGGCTATGGCTTATGCTAAACAGCTTGTAAACAAGGGAACGGAGCTTCCATTACAGGAAGCCTTAGAAATGGAAATGCAGCATGTTGAAAAGATTTTCAGGACAGAAGATTTACAGGAAGGGCTTGATGCGTTCATCAATAAACGCCCTCCAGTATTTAAGAACCGATGA
- a CDS encoding arsenate reductase family protein has translation MNIQIFGVKKCFDTKKAERYFKERKINYQFIDLGIKGLSKGELQSVKTAVGLNKLIDVSSKDYKRLNMNQIISPSGKEEMLLNNPSLYNTPIVRNGKQATVGYEPTIWESWQE, from the coding sequence ATGAACATACAAATATTCGGAGTCAAAAAATGTTTTGATACTAAAAAAGCAGAACGGTATTTTAAAGAACGAAAAATAAACTATCAATTTATTGACTTAGGGATAAAGGGCTTAAGTAAAGGTGAACTCCAAAGTGTAAAAACGGCAGTAGGCTTGAATAAATTGATTGATGTAAGCTCTAAAGATTATAAAAGATTAAATATGAATCAGATTATCTCTCCCAGCGGTAAAGAAGAGATGCTGCTAAATAACCCCAGTCTGTATAATACCCCTATTGTAAGAAATGGCAAGCAGGCTACCGTTGGTTATGAACCAACTATTTGGGAGTCCTGGCAAGAATAA
- a CDS encoding acyl-CoA dehydrogenase family protein yields MSNLPKGGSFLFSQTNPQDIFTPEDFSLEHKMIYRTAAGFVTDKVLTQMDELEAKKEGLIRELLEAAGELGLNGADISDEYGGMEMDKISTTIIAECMGRSGSFAMTQGGQTGIGSMPIVMFGTHEQKKKYLPGIASGKKVGAYALTEPGAGSDALSAKTRAELSSDGKYYVLNGTKQFITNSAMGDIFIVYAKIDGDKFTAFIVDGNSEGLTTGAEEKKMGIKGSSTRSVILEDVKVPAQNLLYEIGKGHVVAFNILNLGRYKLAANSVGNAKYALELAATYANERKQFGTPIAEFGLIKEKLATMAIKIYVTESMVYRTGGLLENMMNSLDTSGEDGGQVAAKGIEEYALECSMNKVFATEALAYAVDEGVQIHGGYGFSAEYTIERLYRDARIYRIFEGTNEINRTIIPVTLMRREAKGDLPLIEQITKLHEKIAGGNILREGEEGLVQAAKDIFLLTMGAGIQKYGKNLPKHQEIIGSLADLAIQAFAMESAWLRAQKAVVNQGEANARLKLNMAMAYINSTIGILEYTARETLTALAEGEQLTYLLENLKKITHFSIRNTVALRQEIAFAISKVGKYIV; encoded by the coding sequence ATGAGCAATTTACCTAAGGGAGGCAGCTTCCTTTTTAGTCAAACAAACCCCCAGGATATTTTCACTCCAGAGGATTTTTCCTTAGAACACAAAATGATTTACCGAACGGCTGCTGGTTTTGTTACGGACAAAGTTCTAACCCAGATGGATGAATTGGAAGCCAAAAAAGAGGGTTTAATCAGGGAACTGTTGGAGGCAGCCGGTGAGTTAGGTCTTAACGGAGCAGATATTTCAGACGAGTACGGCGGCATGGAAATGGATAAAATCAGCACTACAATAATTGCCGAGTGTATGGGACGATCCGGTTCCTTCGCTATGACTCAAGGTGGTCAAACCGGTATCGGCAGTATGCCAATAGTTATGTTTGGTACTCATGAGCAAAAGAAGAAGTATCTGCCAGGAATAGCATCGGGGAAAAAAGTTGGCGCCTATGCCTTAACTGAACCGGGAGCGGGATCTGATGCTTTGTCAGCTAAGACGAGAGCTGAGTTGAGTTCTGATGGGAAATATTATGTTCTAAATGGGACTAAACAGTTTATTACTAATTCGGCGATGGGGGATATATTCATCGTTTATGCGAAAATTGATGGGGACAAATTTACTGCCTTTATTGTGGATGGGAATTCGGAAGGCCTGACGACTGGGGCTGAAGAAAAGAAGATGGGGATTAAAGGATCTTCTACCCGTTCAGTGATTTTAGAAGATGTAAAAGTGCCTGCGCAAAACTTGCTATATGAAATTGGCAAAGGACACGTTGTTGCTTTTAATATTCTCAACTTAGGTCGCTACAAACTTGCTGCAAATTCTGTCGGTAATGCTAAATACGCCCTAGAATTGGCAGCTACCTATGCTAATGAGCGCAAGCAATTCGGAACTCCTATAGCTGAATTTGGTCTGATTAAAGAGAAGTTAGCCACAATGGCGATCAAAATCTACGTAACAGAAAGTATGGTCTACCGTACTGGCGGACTCTTAGAAAACATGATGAATAGCCTGGATACATCAGGTGAGGACGGAGGTCAAGTTGCTGCCAAAGGTATAGAGGAATATGCTCTGGAGTGTTCAATGAACAAGGTTTTTGCAACTGAGGCACTGGCTTATGCCGTTGATGAGGGGGTGCAAATTCATGGCGGATACGGCTTTAGTGCGGAATACACTATTGAAAGGCTTTATCGGGATGCCAGAATTTACCGGATCTTTGAGGGTACGAATGAAATTAATCGAACCATAATCCCGGTAACCTTAATGCGCAGAGAAGCAAAGGGGGATTTGCCTCTTATCGAACAAATAACTAAACTTCATGAAAAAATTGCTGGGGGGAATATTCTCCGAGAAGGAGAGGAAGGGTTAGTTCAGGCTGCCAAGGATATTTTCTTATTGACCATGGGAGCCGGTATCCAGAAGTATGGAAAGAATTTGCCAAAGCATCAAGAAATTATTGGAAGTTTAGCGGATCTGGCTATCCAAGCATTTGCCATGGAGAGTGCATGGCTTAGAGCGCAAAAGGCAGTTGTTAATCAAGGTGAGGCCAATGCCAGACTTAAGCTGAATATGGCTATGGCGTATATTAATTCAACCATAGGAATATTAGAATACACCGCAAGAGAAACCTTAACGGCTCTTGCTGAAGGTGAACAATTAACATATTTGCTGGAAAACCTTAAAAAAATAACGCATTTTTCAATTCGAAACACGGTAGCTCTAAGACAAGAGATTGCCTTTGCTATTTCCAAAGTGGGAAAATATATTGTCTAA
- a CDS encoding PaaI family thioesterase encodes MEKVINRPIPKDTLMEALGIQIVELNEQRVVAVMPISRANRQPFGMLHGGASVALAETVASVGTYNLINQDSQQAVGLEINANHIRAKRDGSVKAIATPLHKGRTTMVWDIKITDEDEQLICVSRCTMAVINIK; translated from the coding sequence ATGGAAAAAGTTATAAACAGACCGATTCCTAAGGATACACTTATGGAGGCTCTAGGAATCCAAATCGTAGAATTAAATGAACAACGAGTTGTTGCGGTAATGCCGATCTCCAGGGCAAATAGGCAGCCTTTCGGAATGCTGCACGGAGGAGCATCAGTTGCCTTAGCTGAAACAGTGGCTAGTGTGGGGACATATAACCTCATAAACCAAGATTCTCAGCAGGCAGTTGGCTTAGAGATTAACGCTAATCATATTCGTGCTAAGCGGGATGGAAGTGTTAAAGCAATTGCAACTCCTTTGCACAAAGGGAGGACGACCATGGTTTGGGATATTAAGATCACGGATGAGGACGAGCAGTTAATCTGTGTTTCAAGGTGTACGATGGCTGTAATTAATATAAAATAG
- a CDS encoding toxic anion resistance protein, with translation MEIQGFTTTLTEDKSLVPAPIPEFDIEKQKNEVKTKVMESQEVRSIVRQINLEDVNSIMTFGKNTAEEVSRFSDAILHSMQSTKVEDSGELLIQLNKIMDKFDIKDFEDKPPGFFEKIFSKAKNTVDALFKKYNSMGDEVDKVFVTLKKYEAEIGAANKHLEDMFNKNVEYYEQLGQYIYAGQVVLAELKNNIVPAAQARANETGNQVDQMNVNNLLHVQEIMEQRIYDLQLAENVAVQSMPTIKAIEYGNYNLVRKINSAFVITMPIFKQCLVQAIMLKRQSVQAKAMSALDEKTNELLLRNAENTALQSKMVAKLATGSSVNIETLEKSWQTIVKGIEDTKAIQEEMRQKRIDGTRRLEVLKQDFVNRGIVR, from the coding sequence ATGGAGATTCAAGGATTTACTACAACTTTGACGGAAGATAAAAGTCTAGTCCCAGCCCCAATTCCGGAGTTTGATATCGAAAAGCAGAAAAATGAAGTTAAGACTAAGGTCATGGAGAGTCAGGAAGTTCGCAGTATCGTACGACAAATTAATCTGGAAGATGTTAACTCGATAATGACATTTGGCAAAAACACAGCTGAAGAAGTTTCTAGGTTTTCTGATGCTATTTTGCATTCCATGCAGTCAACTAAAGTTGAAGATTCAGGCGAATTGCTAATTCAGCTTAATAAGATTATGGACAAGTTTGATATTAAGGATTTTGAGGACAAACCTCCCGGCTTTTTTGAAAAGATTTTTTCTAAAGCTAAAAACACTGTCGATGCTTTGTTTAAAAAATACAACTCCATGGGGGATGAAGTTGACAAGGTCTTTGTGACACTTAAGAAATATGAAGCCGAAATCGGTGCTGCTAACAAACATCTGGAAGACATGTTTAATAAAAACGTCGAGTATTATGAGCAGTTAGGACAATACATTTATGCCGGTCAAGTTGTTCTTGCCGAGCTTAAGAATAATATTGTTCCAGCAGCTCAAGCCAGAGCGAACGAGACAGGAAACCAAGTTGATCAAATGAACGTTAATAACTTGCTGCATGTTCAAGAAATAATGGAACAGAGAATTTATGATCTACAGCTGGCTGAAAACGTTGCCGTCCAGAGTATGCCCACCATCAAAGCTATAGAGTATGGTAACTATAACTTGGTTCGTAAGATTAACTCAGCATTCGTTATTACTATGCCTATCTTCAAACAGTGCTTGGTTCAGGCAATTATGCTAAAACGCCAATCAGTTCAGGCTAAAGCAATGAGCGCCTTAGATGAGAAAACAAATGAGCTGTTACTTAGAAACGCAGAAAACACTGCCCTTCAATCGAAAATGGTTGCCAAACTGGCCACGGGCAGTTCGGTAAATATTGAAACCTTAGAAAAATCATGGCAAACTATTGTAAAGGGTATCGAGGATACGAAGGCAATTCAAGAGGAAATGAGACAAAAACGGATTGATGGTACACGAAGGTTGGAGGTTCTCAAACAAGATTTTGTCAACCGTGGGATTGTCAGATAA
- a CDS encoding 3-hydroxyacyl-CoA dehydrogenase family protein: protein MIKKVGVLGAGSMGGGIAHLAAARGFEVVLCDVEQRFVEGAVKRIAGFMDKSIQKQKMTVDEKETALKRITITTNMEDLSSVDLVIEAIFEDMDVKKKAFEKLDAICGPDTIFGSNTSSMSITTLASATKRPDKVVGLHFFNPPLIMRLVEVIRGYYTSDETVRLASEVSQGMGKTPVVVQKDTPGFIVNRIMMPQFLEAIRIVEEGIATPADIDTAVKLGLNYPMGPFELMDFTGVEISVHVADYLFNESKDMKWNPPQAIKAIVRAGRLGKKTGAGWYDYNK, encoded by the coding sequence ATGATTAAAAAGGTTGGGGTATTAGGTGCTGGGTCAATGGGGGGTGGAATAGCGCATTTAGCAGCTGCGAGAGGTTTTGAGGTTGTACTATGTGATGTTGAACAAAGATTCGTCGAAGGTGCAGTTAAAAGAATAGCTGGTTTCATGGACAAAAGCATACAAAAACAGAAAATGACCGTCGATGAAAAGGAAACGGCCCTGAAGAGGATTACCATAACAACAAATATGGAGGATCTTTCCTCAGTAGACCTGGTGATTGAGGCAATCTTCGAGGATATGGACGTCAAAAAGAAGGCTTTTGAAAAACTTGATGCAATTTGTGGCCCTGATACAATTTTTGGTTCTAATACTTCATCAATGTCGATTACTACCTTAGCTTCTGCCACCAAACGCCCGGATAAGGTGGTCGGTTTACACTTCTTTAATCCACCCTTGATTATGAGATTGGTAGAAGTGATTAGAGGGTATTACACCAGTGATGAAACTGTCAGATTAGCATCAGAGGTTTCTCAGGGAATGGGCAAGACTCCGGTGGTCGTTCAGAAGGATACTCCCGGCTTTATTGTAAATCGAATAATGATGCCTCAATTTCTTGAAGCAATTCGTATTGTGGAAGAAGGAATAGCAACTCCAGCCGATATTGATACAGCAGTTAAGTTGGGTTTGAATTATCCGATGGGTCCCTTCGAACTGATGGACTTTACTGGTGTAGAAATCTCAGTTCATGTTGCTGATTATTTATTTAATGAATCGAAGGACATGAAATGGAATCCTCCCCAGGCGATAAAGGCTATCGTTCGGGCAGGACGGCTTGGTAAAAAGACGGGGGCTGGCTGGTACGACTATAATAAATAA
- a CDS encoding thiolase family protein has translation MYTKVFIPYGGYYSTPFVRWQGSLQNEHAVELAAATTKKWLASREIDPKIFEYLVFGKTIGQLYTFYDAPWAAYLMGNPDISGMHITQACSTSTTVLNQASAAIETGLYETSFCMLTDRCSNGPFTVWPNPKGPGGEMIAESWMMDNFDGGPWRGVPMLQTAENVVNKAGGITKEDVDKVTARRYEQYQDALVNDRAFQKRYMIPVDFKISKKKIGIVEADEGVTPTTLEGLTALKSVIPGGVHSFGAQTHPADGNCGLIVTTREKARALSTDKNIEVQILAYGFARAEKAHMAMAVVPAARMALEKAGVSITDVKAIKTHNPFTANDLYMANEMGIDVMTMNNYGCSLIYGHPQGPTAGRAIIEMIEELAILGGGFGLFTGCAAGDTGAALVIKVS, from the coding sequence ATGTATACTAAAGTGTTTATTCCTTATGGTGGTTACTACAGCACTCCATTCGTCCGTTGGCAGGGTAGCTTGCAGAATGAACATGCTGTTGAATTGGCAGCTGCGACAACTAAAAAATGGCTTGCATCACGAGAAATAGATCCCAAGATCTTTGAATATTTAGTTTTCGGCAAAACTATCGGCCAACTATATACCTTTTATGATGCTCCTTGGGCGGCCTATCTAATGGGAAATCCTGATATATCTGGAATGCACATTACCCAGGCCTGCTCTACGTCTACAACTGTTCTAAATCAAGCGTCTGCGGCTATCGAAACTGGGCTATACGAAACCTCATTTTGTATGCTCACTGATCGGTGTTCTAACGGACCCTTCACAGTTTGGCCCAATCCAAAGGGCCCCGGTGGTGAAATGATCGCAGAAAGTTGGATGATGGATAACTTTGATGGCGGCCCTTGGAGAGGTGTGCCCATGCTACAGACTGCTGAAAACGTCGTTAATAAAGCAGGAGGAATTACTAAGGAGGATGTAGATAAGGTTACTGCCAGACGATATGAACAATATCAAGATGCCTTAGTCAATGATCGTGCATTTCAAAAACGTTATATGATCCCTGTTGACTTTAAAATCAGTAAAAAGAAAATCGGAATTGTTGAAGCTGATGAAGGGGTAACTCCTACAACCTTGGAAGGGTTAACTGCTTTGAAATCCGTCATACCTGGCGGTGTCCACTCATTTGGAGCTCAAACTCACCCGGCAGATGGCAACTGCGGACTTATCGTTACCACAAGGGAAAAAGCCCGCGCCCTAAGTACGGATAAAAATATCGAAGTGCAGATCTTAGCTTATGGTTTTGCGCGAGCGGAAAAAGCTCACATGGCAATGGCAGTTGTGCCGGCAGCTAGAATGGCCTTAGAGAAAGCGGGAGTTAGTATTACAGACGTGAAAGCGATTAAAACTCACAATCCCTTCACAGCTAATGATTTATACATGGCCAATGAGATGGGTATCGACGTAATGACAATGAATAATTACGGATGCTCCCTGATTTATGGGCATCCTCAAGGACCTACTGCCGGTCGAGCTATTATAGAGATGATCGAGGAGCTGGCAATTTTAGGTGGAGGTTTTGGTTTGTTCACTGGGTGTGCAGCAGGAGATACGGGGGCAGCTTTAGTCATTAAGGTATCTTGA
- a CDS encoding YceG family protein has protein sequence MNQLFGSPGKNKEGEATEISNGNRTVLKQSNNIFKDILSPLQERGTKYDVYFYRIIGCDDETEYLTRITSLHQELKLTDNYILFDNSIPVSTDLSVIERLRQLFKPVPLKDFSNGALANLLDSQGYFSLSSNSELNRWIRNAFDTIFNLYIANEFEINLSMAVNFGTKLLLWFGDYGKKILKKSPYNPKVIYWGSPKKHEVYYLILMSLIGCDVLVLNTTFRDELEFVDKNNEYSMLIKYSKDLPIRSFPEKAKKEVREKDLPKAIKKEPELPVDQQKPRDLINLNDPIVIVKLKRTETIFQEMLVPLKMRSGYIGHPYPILPTYFVRYIGIPVSSDDWEAEYYNSLYDLDRSLQLLGNYLKFIDGIPAPSADENSSIPSGFSSYPFKDRSEVIEQILRAEILPQFNNELFDNTIKKTFVEIVDLFAEKIKNANLSIVSNFSLKIVTWLNRYVVQLFPKASLSQNPDHNPKILFHGQIKAHEVFLLYAFHRLGCDVLFVHSEKEGDKTFQIFDKDNELTHLIQNSHNLALESFPTEERYIRKSTIAYNASKEIEEVIYGEDVGLFKPWQFENYGTQPITLKTTFDELKILWREPAKLRPEFKIQNKKVYVPNLFAKINGVSEDLNSYWQDLRNLSSAPNTKLVSGLPFTNVNYTKQELYQASYLLTDQGLLNEAKVIMSKHYKFNHLRAPLQHFLIGKINELIGSDLFVTAVDDKFKLKMIMTMLTMDDEILKLIEVFDFPQEIPKIVIYDHKKQSFSESDGIILAYFNRIGLDILVLTPTSYKTIDQYIKPCFFDLFQLPQVKFDLDMPSLADIPGASSQKPGLLSRFFHLR, from the coding sequence ATGAACCAACTATTTGGGAGTCCTGGCAAGAATAAGGAGGGAGAAGCTACGGAGATCAGTAATGGAAATAGGACTGTTTTAAAACAATCCAATAATATTTTTAAAGATATACTGTCTCCTTTGCAGGAAAGGGGTACTAAGTACGATGTATATTTTTATAGAATTATTGGATGCGATGACGAGACAGAGTATCTGACTCGAATTACAAGTTTACACCAAGAATTAAAACTTACGGATAACTATATTCTATTTGACAATTCCATTCCGGTAAGTACTGATTTGAGCGTTATTGAACGATTAAGGCAGTTATTTAAGCCTGTTCCCCTTAAAGACTTTAGCAATGGAGCCCTAGCAAATCTATTGGATTCTCAGGGTTATTTTTCTTTAAGCTCAAACAGCGAGTTGAATCGATGGATAAGAAATGCCTTTGATACAATTTTTAATCTCTACATAGCCAATGAATTTGAGATTAATTTAAGTATGGCTGTAAACTTCGGGACTAAGCTTTTGCTCTGGTTTGGAGATTACGGCAAAAAAATTCTTAAGAAGTCCCCCTATAATCCTAAGGTGATTTACTGGGGTAGCCCAAAGAAACATGAAGTATATTACCTTATTCTAATGTCCCTTATCGGCTGTGATGTACTTGTACTCAATACTACATTCAGAGACGAACTTGAATTCGTAGATAAGAACAATGAGTACTCGATGCTTATCAAATATTCCAAAGACCTACCAATACGTTCATTTCCTGAGAAAGCTAAGAAAGAAGTAAGGGAAAAGGACTTACCAAAGGCTATAAAGAAGGAACCTGAGTTGCCGGTAGACCAACAAAAGCCAAGAGATTTAATTAACCTAAATGATCCAATAGTTATCGTTAAATTGAAGAGAACTGAGACTATATTCCAAGAAATGCTTGTTCCTCTAAAAATGCGAAGTGGTTACATAGGGCATCCCTATCCCATACTGCCAACTTATTTTGTTCGTTACATTGGCATACCGGTCTCTTCCGATGATTGGGAGGCAGAGTATTATAATAGTCTCTATGACTTGGATCGATCTCTACAGTTACTGGGGAATTATCTGAAGTTTATTGATGGTATTCCGGCACCTAGTGCGGATGAGAATTCCTCCATTCCCTCTGGGTTTAGCAGTTATCCTTTTAAAGATAGATCAGAGGTCATTGAACAAATTTTAAGAGCAGAGATACTTCCGCAATTCAATAATGAGCTTTTCGATAACACAATTAAAAAGACGTTTGTTGAGATAGTTGATCTTTTTGCTGAGAAAATCAAAAATGCTAACTTATCGATAGTTTCAAATTTTTCATTGAAAATAGTCACTTGGTTGAACCGGTATGTGGTTCAATTATTTCCAAAAGCCTCCTTAAGCCAGAACCCGGATCATAATCCCAAAATATTGTTCCATGGTCAGATTAAAGCCCACGAAGTTTTTCTCTTATATGCCTTCCATAGGTTAGGGTGTGATGTCCTTTTTGTTCATTCGGAAAAAGAGGGGGACAAAACCTTTCAAATCTTTGATAAGGATAATGAGCTGACCCATCTGATTCAGAATTCCCATAATCTGGCCTTGGAATCCTTTCCGACTGAAGAAAGATACATTCGTAAAAGTACAATTGCTTACAATGCCTCTAAAGAAATTGAGGAAGTAATATATGGAGAAGATGTCGGGCTTTTCAAGCCATGGCAGTTCGAAAATTATGGAACTCAACCCATCACCCTTAAAACTACCTTTGATGAACTTAAGATATTATGGAGAGAACCTGCAAAACTGCGACCGGAGTTCAAAATTCAAAACAAAAAAGTTTATGTACCTAACTTATTTGCTAAAATTAACGGAGTTAGCGAAGACTTAAATTCTTATTGGCAGGACTTAAGAAACCTCTCATCAGCCCCAAATACTAAGCTTGTAAGTGGTCTGCCCTTCACAAACGTAAATTACACTAAACAGGAACTATATCAGGCGAGTTATTTATTAACCGACCAGGGGCTTTTGAATGAAGCAAAAGTAATAATGAGCAAGCATTATAAATTTAACCATCTTAGAGCACCCTTACAGCATTTTTTAATTGGAAAAATTAATGAACTAATTGGCTCTGACCTGTTTGTAACAGCTGTAGATGACAAATTTAAGCTAAAGATGATTATGACTATGTTAACGATGGACGATGAAATTCTAAAGCTGATCGAAGTCTTTGATTTTCCTCAAGAGATTCCCAAAATCGTGATTTATGATCATAAAAAACAATCCTTCAGTGAAAGCGATGGCATTATCCTTGCATATTTTAACCGTATTGGTCTAGATATCCTAGTTTTAACTCCAACGAGCTACAAAACCATTGATCAATACATTAAGCCATGTTTCTTTGATCTTTTTCAGCTTCCACAGGTCAAGTTCGATTTGGATATGCCCTCTTTAGCTGATATCCCAGGGGCTTCTTCCCAAAAACCAGGGCTATTATCACGTTTCTTTCATCTGCGATAG